The Synergistaceae bacterium genome contains a region encoding:
- a CDS encoding ABC transporter ATP-binding protein has protein sequence MIRLHSIFVKFGDFEALRDINVHVKEGQFYTFLGPSGCGKTTTLRTITGFIEPSSGSVFMAGQDITHVPIEKRNIGIVFQSYALFPTMTVYDNIAFGLKIKKLSKSEIDRKVRDIAAKVDLSDEQLAKAVSQLSGGQQQRVAIARALVTGPAIICMDEPLSNLDAKLRVQLRNELKSMQKEFGITTIYVTHDQEEALTLSDCISVFNKGVIEQTGTPNEIYNHSATEFVANFIGDINKLEGAITSTLGLNEDSNHFIRLERIHVERGGTEGFDGVIESQEYYGLYIKYYIKVLGQTLKVIEKNDGVNIYSPGESVKVIIRPQDIMSYGR, from the coding sequence TTGATAAGGCTTCATAGTATCTTCGTCAAGTTCGGAGACTTCGAGGCTCTCCGTGATATTAACGTTCACGTCAAAGAAGGACAGTTCTACACATTTCTCGGGCCCTCCGGCTGCGGCAAAACTACCACCCTTCGCACCATCACCGGCTTCATCGAGCCGTCATCAGGCAGCGTCTTTATGGCCGGGCAGGACATCACTCACGTACCAATCGAGAAGCGCAACATCGGAATCGTGTTCCAGAGTTACGCTCTCTTCCCGACAATGACGGTCTACGACAATATAGCTTTCGGCCTCAAGATAAAGAAGCTCAGCAAGTCAGAGATTGACCGCAAAGTCAGGGACATAGCCGCGAAGGTTGACCTCTCCGACGAACAGCTCGCAAAAGCAGTCAGCCAGCTTTCCGGCGGACAGCAGCAGAGAGTTGCCATTGCACGAGCACTAGTTACCGGCCCGGCAATAATCTGCATGGACGAGCCGCTCAGCAACCTCGACGCGAAACTGCGCGTACAGCTCCGCAACGAGCTTAAGAGTATGCAGAAGGAGTTTGGCATAACGACAATCTACGTTACCCACGACCAAGAAGAAGCGTTGACGCTGTCGGACTGCATCTCCGTCTTCAACAAGGGAGTTATCGAGCAGACCGGCACGCCGAACGAAATCTACAACCATTCCGCAACTGAGTTTGTCGCGAACTTCATCGGGGACATCAACAAGCTGGAGGGAGCAATAACCTCAACACTTGGCCTGAACGAGGACAGCAATCACTTCATCCGTCTCGAGAGGATTCACGTTGAGCGCGGAGGCACTGAGGGCTTCGACGGAGTGATAGAGAGCCAAGAATATTACGGCCTCTACATCAAATACTACATCAAGGTGTTGGGGCAGACCCTCAAGGTCATAGAGAAGAACGACGGCGTGAACATCTACTCTCCCGGCGAAAGCGTGAAGGTCATTATCCGTCCTCAGGACATCATGAGCTACGGCAGGTGA
- a CDS encoding iron ABC transporter permease: protein MQKTNSFDAGFVAKLFGLVLFLYLFLGFMVLPCLNTLTSIFTTKNAQGNIDPLAVIKFFMAGTMPLFVWNSLKLAVCLVFTVNVVGISIVLLTEYFDIKGASILRMGYMTTLIYSGVALVTGYQFLYDSNGMMTTWLAQMFPMMNRQWFSGFNAVLFTMTFACTSNHALFLRNAIRGIDYNTVEAARNLGASPFRVLFSVVMPTLLPTLFSLTVMTFITGLCAMSAPTLLGYNSINPEIVRLAGSSSADEAFPQARAALLSVILAMFTVILLSVLNHYERKGHYLSVSKTKAKLVKQKIASPLWNAIAHIYAYVLFIIYMTPVVMIVLFSFQNYPAIRSKMLNFTDWTLVNYFGTQNYEYMTSRGRLRTRIGSISGVFSNADAVGGIRLSFVMSAVAAALACVIVVLAVSYIFRHRNKMRALVTESCLLFPWLLPTILICYSFRIFFNREVWYVFGQNLYWRENVRFLIVMAYTVTKLPFALRMIKAAFYAIDDELEDAAKNLGASPVYTFLKVKLPIILPSVLAVFALNFNALFTEYDMGATFQSSYGKTYAMIIQNMTMEEGREGYNINASGRRCASTVFIMVVSGIILYLVYGVGARDLGERLEARKKWRKRWARLTGKGGGQ, encoded by the coding sequence ATGCAGAAAACTAACTCTTTCGACGCTGGATTCGTCGCTAAGCTCTTCGGGCTGGTGCTGTTCCTGTATCTGTTTCTCGGCTTCATGGTGCTTCCTTGCCTCAACACATTAACATCAATCTTCACCACCAAGAACGCGCAGGGCAACATTGACCCTCTCGCCGTGATTAAGTTCTTCATGGCAGGGACTATGCCCCTCTTCGTCTGGAACTCCCTCAAGCTCGCCGTGTGCCTCGTCTTCACGGTTAATGTCGTCGGGATAAGCATTGTGCTCCTCACCGAGTACTTCGACATCAAGGGAGCAAGTATTCTGCGGATGGGCTACATGACCACATTAATCTACTCTGGCGTGGCTCTGGTTACGGGGTATCAGTTCCTCTACGACAGCAACGGAATGATGACCACATGGCTCGCGCAGATGTTCCCGATGATGAACCGTCAGTGGTTCTCGGGGTTCAACGCCGTGCTGTTCACGATGACTTTTGCCTGCACGTCGAATCATGCGCTGTTCCTCCGCAATGCCATTCGCGGGATAGACTACAACACTGTCGAGGCAGCCCGCAATCTCGGAGCAAGCCCCTTCCGCGTACTCTTCAGCGTCGTGATGCCCACGCTCCTGCCGACTCTGTTCTCGCTTACCGTTATGACGTTCATCACCGGCTTGTGCGCAATGTCCGCACCTACGCTCTTAGGCTACAACTCAATCAACCCTGAAATTGTCAGGCTCGCAGGTTCAAGCTCGGCTGATGAGGCATTCCCTCAGGCGAGGGCGGCACTCCTCAGCGTGATTCTGGCGATGTTCACGGTCATTCTTCTCAGCGTCCTTAACCATTACGAGCGCAAAGGTCATTACCTCTCTGTGTCGAAGACGAAGGCAAAGCTCGTCAAGCAGAAGATAGCTTCTCCCTTGTGGAACGCAATCGCACACATCTACGCTTACGTCCTGTTCATCATCTACATGACCCCTGTTGTGATGATTGTGCTGTTCTCCTTCCAGAATTACCCCGCAATACGGAGCAAGATGCTCAACTTCACGGACTGGACGCTGGTCAACTACTTCGGCACTCAGAACTACGAGTACATGACCTCGCGCGGAAGGCTCCGCACACGAATCGGCTCAATCTCCGGCGTGTTCTCGAACGCAGACGCTGTAGGGGGTATCCGGCTGTCGTTCGTGATGTCGGCGGTCGCGGCGGCGTTGGCGTGCGTAATCGTGGTCTTGGCCGTGTCGTACATTTTCCGTCATCGCAACAAGATGCGCGCTCTCGTTACTGAAAGCTGTCTGCTGTTCCCTTGGCTTCTGCCCACAATCCTAATCTGCTACTCCTTCAGGATATTCTTCAACCGTGAAGTGTGGTACGTGTTCGGGCAGAATCTCTACTGGCGCGAGAATGTACGCTTCCTTATCGTCATGGCGTACACGGTTACGAAGCTGCCGTTTGCTCTGAGGATGATTAAGGCGGCGTTCTACGCTATCGACGACGAGCTCGAGGATGCGGCCAAGAATCTCGGAGCTTCGCCGGTGTATACTTTCCTGAAGGTCAAGCTCCCCATAATCCTCCCGAGTGTTCTTGCTGTCTTCGCGCTGAACTTCAACGCACTGTTCACTGAGTACGACATGGGGGCGACGTTCCAGTCGTCTTACGGCAAGACCTACGCGATGATAATCCAGAACATGACGATGGAGGAAGGCAGAGAGGGCTACAACATCAACGCTTCGGGCAGACGGTGTGCGTCTACTGTGTTCATTATGGTTGTGTCGGGAATTATCCTGTACTTGGTGTACGGAGTAGGAGCGCGGGACTTGGGCGAGAGGCTGGAGGCTCGGAAGAAGTGGCGGAAGCGTTGGGCACGGCTGACCGGCAAAGGAGGCGGACAATGA
- a CDS encoding 1-deoxy-D-xylulose-5-phosphate reductoisomerase translates to MNVGVIGATGSVGSSVMAVCEAWPEKLKVAAVAANHHSPKLAELAEKFRVPHVYAFEETGEAGLEELVNLPEVEHVVFASSGTGAIKALCSALSAGKTVSLANKESIVVGGSWVMPLVKHPEQLRPLDSEHNAIWQCLHGEDKAFVRKIYLTASGGPFRNFTVEELQNVTPEMALKHPVWDMGAKITIDSATLMNKGIELIEAMYLFGLAAEQVDALVSPGSFVHGLVEFEDGSVKMLAAEPDMKLPAASCLFWPERHFPAESFHRPDFLKHEVRFYEPDAERFPAIRIAREVMRKRGAYPALLVGADEAAVDLFLKGRIGFTEIAGLVEEVLSKCTVSEPHSLDDAIGYIKTARVKAVELGGGI, encoded by the coding sequence ATGAACGTAGGAGTTATCGGAGCAACCGGCAGTGTCGGAAGTTCGGTGATGGCTGTGTGCGAGGCTTGGCCGGAGAAGCTGAAGGTTGCTGCTGTTGCTGCTAATCACCATTCACCAAAACTTGCTGAGCTTGCGGAGAAGTTCCGTGTCCCGCACGTTTACGCTTTCGAGGAGACCGGCGAGGCTGGGCTTGAAGAGCTCGTGAACCTCCCTGAGGTCGAACACGTTGTGTTTGCGTCGTCTGGGACTGGTGCGATAAAGGCTCTGTGCTCCGCGCTTTCTGCGGGGAAGACCGTATCGCTCGCCAACAAAGAAAGCATAGTTGTCGGCGGTTCGTGGGTTATGCCTCTAGTGAAGCACCCTGAACAGCTCCGGCCATTGGACAGCGAACATAACGCAATCTGGCAGTGCCTTCACGGGGAGGATAAAGCGTTCGTGCGTAAAATCTACCTTACAGCATCGGGCGGGCCGTTCAGGAATTTCACTGTTGAGGAACTGCAGAACGTAACTCCTGAAATGGCGTTGAAGCATCCTGTGTGGGACATGGGGGCAAAAATCACAATCGACAGCGCAACTCTCATGAACAAGGGCATAGAGCTTATCGAGGCAATGTACCTTTTCGGGCTTGCGGCGGAACAGGTTGACGCGCTGGTGTCGCCGGGCTCGTTTGTTCACGGGCTGGTAGAGTTCGAGGACGGGAGCGTGAAGATGCTTGCGGCTGAACCAGACATGAAGCTTCCTGCCGCTTCGTGCTTGTTCTGGCCTGAGAGACACTTTCCGGCGGAGAGTTTCCACAGGCCTGACTTCCTGAAGCACGAGGTGAGGTTCTACGAGCCTGATGCAGAGAGGTTTCCGGCGATACGGATTGCGCGCGAGGTCATGAGGAAAAGGGGCGCGTATCCTGCTCTGCTGGTCGGTGCGGATGAAGCGGCGGTGGATTTGTTCCTGAAGGGCAGGATAGGCTTCACGGAGATTGCGGGGCTGGTTGAGGAAGTGCTGAGTAAGTGCACGGTGAGTGAACCGCACAGCCTTGACGATGCGATAGGGTACATAAAGACGGCGAGGGTAAAAGCAGTGGAGCTTGGGGGAGGAATCTAG
- a CDS encoding ankyrin repeat domain-containing protein: MNYDRDDLESVLRYLAGEYGAEIFSGNGRIGGKENIMNLLPDFYSTASHKQEYHVIKIMANEGVMKALVALKQSGADKSECQRKVRLEVTKLTELFIPEDVAMKYVHMVAGVIGLRLPAPVKSTPTPPVVQQVRQPVQRFKSTRPAMDDEEFIALCGRGDAGAVEEALRNGANVNAKYRGDWTALMHTVALGRLDAAEVLLQYGADINAKNEYGRTALHEAAQYGREDAAEFLLRHGADVNAVDWTGRTALYDAERKGYSAIARLLRAYGARYTHAKQRC, translated from the coding sequence ATGAATTACGACAGGGACGACCTCGAGAGCGTGTTGAGGTATCTTGCCGGAGAGTACGGCGCGGAAATTTTCTCCGGCAATGGGAGAATCGGGGGCAAGGAAAACATAATGAACCTTCTCCCTGATTTCTACAGCACCGCATCGCACAAGCAGGAGTATCACGTCATCAAGATTATGGCCAATGAGGGCGTAATGAAGGCTCTAGTTGCACTGAAGCAGTCTGGAGCAGATAAGTCTGAATGTCAGAGGAAGGTACGCTTGGAGGTTACGAAGCTGACGGAGCTGTTCATTCCTGAGGACGTAGCGATGAAGTATGTGCACATGGTGGCGGGGGTGATTGGGCTTCGTCTTCCCGCGCCTGTGAAGAGCACCCCTACACCACCTGTTGTTCAGCAGGTGAGACAGCCCGTGCAGAGGTTCAAGTCGACACGTCCGGCGATGGATGACGAGGAGTTCATAGCCCTTTGCGGAAGGGGCGATGCTGGAGCGGTTGAAGAGGCTCTGAGGAATGGTGCTAACGTCAACGCTAAGTATCGAGGCGACTGGACGGCTTTAATGCATACGGTAGCTCTCGGCCGCTTGGACGCAGCAGAAGTGCTCTTACAGTATGGTGCTGACATAAATGCTAAGAACGAGTACGGCCGGACGGCTTTACATGAAGCCGCACAATACGGGCGCGAAGACGCAGCAGAATTTCTCCTGAGGCACGGCGCAGATGTCAACGCTGTGGATTGGACCGGCCGGACAGCTTTATATGATGCGGAACGCAAAGGATATTCCGCTATAGCAAGACTCCTCCGTGCTTACGGCGCAAGATACACTCACGCAAAACAGAGATGTTAA